DNA sequence from the Streptomyces sp. CA-210063 genome:
TCAAGCCGCCTTCCGGAGCCACCTCGCGACGCCTGATCTTTACGCATCATCCATGAACCGGGGCCAGTTGGAGTCGCCTTGGTGGGGCCACTGAACACCACCCTAGCCACCCGGCGAACCAATGCGGTCAGAGCACTAGCTCGGGGGTGGGGGTGCGTCGGCGGGTGCGGGTGGTGTGTGGTTGCTCGCGCAGTTCCCCGCGCCCCTTGACGGCATGGGGCGCGCCCGGGGTCTTTTAGGGGCGCGGGGAACTGCGCGACCAGCCCCCACGCACCCGCACCCGCCGACGCACCCCCACGCCCCGATCTATTAGGCGCCCGGCGGCTACTACTTCACCGCCCCCGCCATCACACCCGACACGAACTGCCTCTGGAACGCGAAGAACACGGCCAACGGGATCACCATCGAGATGAACGCACCCGGCGCCAGAATCTCGATGTTGCTGCCGAACTGCCGTACCTGCTGCTGGAGCGCGACCGTCAACGGCTGTGATCCGGAGCTGGAGAAGACCAGTGCGACCAGCATGTCGTTCCACACCCACAGGAACTGGAAGATCCCGAGGGACGCGAGCGCCGGCGCGGCGAGCGGCATGACGACGGTCGCGAACAGCCGTACCTCACCCGCCCCGTCGAGCCGCGCCGCCTCCAGCAGCTCACGTGGGATCTCCGCGAAGAAGTTCCGCAACAGGAAGATCGCGAACGGGAGTCCGAAGGCGACGTGGAAGAGGACGACGCCGATGATGTCGCCGAAGATCCCGAGGTCCCGGAAGAGCCCGGACAGCGGGATCAGCGCCACCTGCACCGGCACCACCAACAGCCCCACCACGACCATGAACCACCCGTCGCGGCCCTTGAAGTCCATCCAGGCGAAGGCGTATCCGGCCATCGCGCCGATCACGACGACCAGCAGGGTCGCCGGGACCGTGATCCAGATCGTGTTGAACAGGGCGCCCGTGATGTCGTCGTTCTCCAGCAACGACTCATAGCTCTTGGTGGTGAGTTGGGCCGGTGCCGAGAACACCTT
Encoded proteins:
- a CDS encoding carbohydrate ABC transporter permease, with amino-acid sequence MTTLETPAPAPKTPELDPPVRAQRSVASRLASGVAGGALRVFLLLVALFWLVPTFGLLVSSFRDPTDISTSGWWKVFSAPAQLTTKSYESLLENDDITGALFNTIWITVPATLLVVVIGAMAGYAFAWMDFKGRDGWFMVVVGLLVVPVQVALIPLSGLFRDLGIFGDIIGVVLFHVAFGLPFAIFLLRNFFAEIPRELLEAARLDGAGEVRLFATVVMPLAAPALASLGIFQFLWVWNDMLVALVFSSSGSQPLTVALQQQVRQFGSNIEILAPGAFISMVIPLAVFFAFQRQFVSGVMAGAVK